The Lysobacter capsici genome has a segment encoding these proteins:
- a CDS encoding PH domain-containing protein translates to MTQTDHDDAAPASAPAAQTEPAPDPPASPTDAGGDWQRLPARAIPLCTIDISLSLAFVFGIAGTIVGVLSLGRYAGLASGLAGALFGAGIGMWIGFRRYRNTLWRLDDYGFAVRRGVAWQRETLVPLTRVQHLDLKHGPLQRMRRLSTLVVHTAGTRHSAVSIDHLDADDAQRLRERLGRQLDHEDDEA, encoded by the coding sequence ATGACGCAGACCGATCACGACGACGCAGCGCCCGCCTCCGCGCCAGCCGCGCAGACCGAGCCCGCGCCCGATCCGCCCGCGTCGCCGACGGACGCCGGCGGCGACTGGCAGCGCCTGCCGGCGCGCGCGATCCCGCTGTGCACGATCGACATCAGCCTGTCGCTGGCGTTCGTGTTCGGCATCGCCGGCACCATCGTCGGCGTGCTCAGCCTGGGCCGCTATGCCGGCCTGGCCAGCGGCCTGGCCGGCGCGCTGTTCGGCGCCGGCATCGGCATGTGGATCGGCTTCCGCCGTTACCGCAACACCCTGTGGCGATTGGACGACTACGGGTTCGCGGTGCGCCGCGGCGTGGCCTGGCAACGCGAAACGCTGGTGCCGCTGACCCGGGTGCAGCATCTGGACCTCAAGCACGGCCCGCTGCAACGCATGCGCCGCCTGTCGACCCTGGTCGTGCACACCGCCGGCACCCGCCACAGCGCGGTCTCGATCGATCATCTCGACGCCGACGACGCCCAGCGCCTGCGCGAACGCCTGGGCCGCCAGCTCGATCACGAAGACGACGAGGCCTGA